The Arachis ipaensis cultivar K30076 chromosome B07, Araip1.1, whole genome shotgun sequence genomic interval CCAGAAATCACAATCATCAGAATAACTCAGTCAATGGCTACACTTAAACCTTCCAAACCTCAAACTTATCACAAATATCAATATAAATTCAGTCAAATTCAATCAACAAGTAATCACGAgatcaattcacttatcaaataccAATTTAACCGGTGAAAATTTACTAAACCCTACCttcgtacgaaatcaaaataTGCGAAGCTCCGGAGGAGCCTTCTGACCGAGCTGCCGAAAGGAAAAACGTCCAGAATCGTtcgtgcctcctagaactccagttggccgaactcaaggggtAGGGGACCTACGTCACCGTCGACTTCCACCAACCAAAAGTGATGTCAATACGTAGAAGAGGAGGATACAAACACTTTTACCGATTAGATTTTTCattggagttacggatcgcaAGAAGTCGAAGCCGGATGTTTAACGGTATTATTATCTAGGCTCCATTATAATtagagcaagtaaaataaataattaacataataatagaattatattaccatttattttacttcGGGGTTCGAAGTTGACTcgtcaaaataaaactaatctctttaaaatattattttaagaaaaactcgCATTAgtgcaaaaatttgagttgttcTCAAAATTTTCTTTACGAGTAAACAGGTGCGAGTAATCggttcttatcttattttctagTCCTCAGGTGTGTTGTGTTTTCTCATCTCGTCTCAACTTACGTATAGtagttaaagaaataaaagaatgcaACCACCAGAATTATAAAGTGTAGTTAAGAAGAAGTCTTGACACAATATTGAGCTTGGGTCAGGGAGTCTGAGTACGAGCATCTTCAGCAGTCATTGTAAATACTCTTCCTGGTTGTTGCGATTTAGCTACTACTTGTACCGACTTTTCTGGACAATTGCTTGCTATATGCCCCGGTTCACCACAGTTGTAGCAGACTCTCATTCTAAAATAACAAGGCCTACTAGTGTGATTCTTTTCACATTGTCTACACGTTGGGCCCTCCTGACTCTGCTGAGGTTGTTTATCTGTCTTGGCCTATTTCCATTCCCAGCAGTAGAATGCGTAGGAAAGTTTTTAACTTGTTAGTTCCCTCGCATAGGTGCTCCTGGTACCTTAAAATCAACCTTCCGCTGTACCGCATGCCTATGAAAATTATTAAAGTTTTTTGGTGATAAGCTCGGATGTCCCATCCTTGACGCTGCCATCATATGTTCACAGTCTTCCATCAGCTGACTCTTATTGACAAGCTTTGTGAAATTTCGTATTTTCAGTAGGACCAATGAATGCATCAGCTCATCTCgaagtcctccttcgtacttcaAACACTTCCACTCCTCAAAATCATCCGGGTTTCCTTGATAGATCTTAGAGAATCGGCACAAATTCTCAAATTTTCGGGTATACTCTGCCACTGACATATTCCCCTGTGTCAACTGCTTCAGTTCCATTTCTTTAGCATCACAAACAGATCTAGGAAAATACTTTTTGTAAAATTCCTTCTTAAAAGTGTCCCAGTCAATCTCTTCCACCTCCTGTCTTAACAAGCGTTGCACTCCATGCCACCAGTGTTCAGCTTCTCCCTTTAGCATATAGGTCGCAAACTCCATGTGTTGTCTTTCTGGTACATGTTGCGCTCACAATGACTTCTTGATACCACGGAACCAATTGTCATCTTCAGTTGTAACAAGCGTCCCCTTAAACTTGGGCGGATTCATCTTCAGAAAGGTTGCTAGTGTCATAGGGTTATCGTGATTTCCAGCGCCTTCATTATCATTACCGTCTCCACCACGCTCACCATTGCGTCTTCCGTTGCGATCTCCGTTCCTCTCTCCTAAATGGTCAATTGCTCGTGTAGTAGCAGTTGCTGTTTCACGCACAGTCTCAGCCATGGTGTTCATCGCAGCTATAAAAGCATCTGCACCCCTCGTCGATTTCTCTGCATGGTTCGCACCACGCCTACCCGTCCCGTGCAACCATCAAGATCCTGTTCACACCCAACATGCAATATTaaagtgatcagtcttaacatttTAGGCAAAGTGTGAATAGTCTCTAAAATGGAAACACAGCGACAGTCATCCAATTCATATCACAAGGTATCCTATATGCATGAAACACAACTCAGAGAATGCAATGAAGCATG includes:
- the LOC107607126 gene encoding uncharacterized protein LOC107607126, with the translated sequence MEFATYMLKGEAEHWWHGVQRLLRQEVEEIDWDTFKKEFYKKYFPRSVCDAKEMELKQLTQGNMSVAEYTRKFENLCRFSKIYQGNPDDFEEWKCLKYEGGLRDELMHSLVLLKIRNFTKLVNKSQLMEDCEHMMAASRMGHPSLSPKNFNNFHRHAVQRKVDFKVPGAPMRGN